In the genome of Streptomyces racemochromogenes, one region contains:
- a CDS encoding DUF5999 family protein has product MCQHQPACPSSESADREAARPVANHPEQGWSLLCNGVLLFEDTGELLPDGQIIAPHRPLAAA; this is encoded by the coding sequence ATGTGCCAGCACCAGCCCGCCTGCCCGTCATCAGAATCCGCCGACCGGGAGGCCGCGCGCCCGGTGGCCAACCACCCGGAACAGGGCTGGAGCCTGCTGTGCAACGGCGTCCTGCTCTTCGAGGACACCGGTGAGCTGCTGCCGGACGGACAGATCATCGCCCCGCACCGCCCGCTCGCGGCGGCGTGA